One window from the genome of Perca flavescens isolate YP-PL-M2 chromosome 17, PFLA_1.0, whole genome shotgun sequence encodes:
- the LOC114572268 gene encoding barrier-to-autointegration factor-like protein, which translates to MSTTSQKHRDFVGEPMGDKEVTALSGIGEILGKKLEQQGFDKAYVVLGQFLLLKKDTEMFTDWLKDASGANSRQAGTCAQCLKEWCDAFL; encoded by the exons ATGTCGACCACGTCCCAGAAACACCGGGACTTCGTGGGCGAGCCGATGGGCGACAAAGAGGTGACGGCGCTGTCGGGAATCGGAGAGATTCTGGGGAAGAAGCTGGAGCAGCAGGGCTTCGATAAG GCCTACGTGGTTCTGGGTCAGTTCCTGCTGCTGAAGAAAGACACCGAGATGTTCACCGATTGGCTGAAAGACGCCAGCGGCGCCAACTCTCGCCAGGCGGGAACCTGCGCTCAGTGTCTGAAGGAGTGGTGCGATGCCTTCCTCTGa